In Dyadobacter sp. NIV53, a single window of DNA contains:
- a CDS encoding MutS-related protein, whose translation MISVSSVLLSFIFPQILIFLVLLLAVNFGIHYWNKMNVYQYGSSIPQLLRLNQAAKKIITFQSLKDLDPGIGEAIDSIDSLGMQMSLFKLEVKLQSEIGQAVEYLVELVKALFLIEPLVLYNVLNELDLKRAQMQQVYQFVGEIDAAMSIQFLREYLPYFCFPSITPDKKQITAMEVCHPLIFQSVPNSINLEEKSALLTGSNMSGKTTFIRTMGINAITAQTINTCFANSFTMPVLKIHTAIRISDDLLNDKSYYFEEVLAIKYLLEESGSGFGNLFLLDELFKGTNTVERIASGKAVLSYLNKGNNITFVATHDLELAEFLKDGYSVFHFTEVVMDGEIVFDYRIKPGNLRNTNAIRILELNGYPTEVVEEAARLAREIYGLKINL comes from the coding sequence ATGATCAGTGTTTCCTCCGTTTTGTTATCATTCATTTTTCCGCAGATCCTTATTTTTCTTGTTTTATTACTGGCCGTCAACTTCGGGATCCATTACTGGAACAAGATGAATGTATATCAGTATGGCAGCTCCATTCCGCAATTATTAAGGTTAAACCAGGCTGCCAAAAAAATCATCACATTCCAAAGTCTGAAGGATCTTGATCCGGGTATTGGCGAAGCAATTGATTCAATTGATAGTCTGGGAATGCAGATGTCGCTTTTCAAACTGGAAGTAAAACTGCAAAGTGAGATTGGCCAGGCCGTGGAATATCTGGTTGAGCTCGTCAAAGCATTGTTCCTGATAGAGCCGTTGGTGTTATATAATGTCCTGAACGAACTTGATCTAAAAAGGGCACAGATGCAGCAGGTGTACCAGTTTGTGGGAGAAATAGATGCAGCCATGTCAATTCAGTTTTTGCGTGAATACCTGCCTTATTTTTGCTTTCCTTCGATCACGCCAGACAAAAAGCAAATAACGGCTATGGAGGTTTGTCATCCGCTCATCTTCCAGTCCGTACCCAATTCCATTAATCTGGAAGAAAAATCAGCCTTGTTAACGGGTTCGAACATGTCGGGAAAAACAACCTTCATTCGCACCATGGGCATCAATGCCATTACTGCACAAACGATCAATACTTGTTTTGCAAATTCATTTACAATGCCGGTCTTAAAAATCCATACCGCGATCCGGATTTCTGATGATCTGTTGAATGATAAAAGTTACTATTTCGAAGAGGTACTGGCAATCAAATATTTACTGGAAGAAAGTGGTTCCGGTTTTGGCAATTTGTTCCTGCTTGATGAGTTGTTTAAAGGAACGAATACAGTTGAACGAATTGCATCGGGCAAGGCGGTTTTATCATACTTAAACAAAGGAAATAACATCACTTTTGTAGCCACACATGACCTTGAACTGGCTGAATTTTTAAAAGACGGTTATTCTGTATTTCATTTTACAGAGGTAGTTATGGATGGAGAGATTGTTTTTGATTACAGGATCAAGCCGGGGAATTTAAGGAATACGAATGCGATCAGGATTTTGGAATTGAATGGGTATCCGACGGAAGTTGTAGAGGAAGCGGCCCGGCTGGCTAGGGAGATTTATGGTCTTAAAATTAATTTATAA
- a CDS encoding HEAT repeat domain-containing protein, with product MAFYDLSKPERINAVANICSTILSELESGEYKSTFLYFSDDDTYIRKSAYLSVGRLYFTQALLQQKVINLLDAFLLHDDFKVRQTVINAAGEIGKSEFETVQHFFDKGLFDPHHSPRNAVIGSVKKMGEVNPKPVLSWAKKYLHHENKEIRREICHGIELRGRKFPQDILPLLKELQYDTTSLVRHTLVHVIGQIAYKDGCLSIVIEDLNHWDNQELVAAALEEIIDVHYRYRNFSALTQDEARQYISQNYRFKKKS from the coding sequence ATGGCCTTCTACGATTTATCTAAACCAGAACGGATTAATGCTGTTGCAAACATCTGCAGCACTATTTTAAGCGAACTTGAAAGCGGGGAGTACAAAAGCACTTTCCTGTATTTTTCCGACGATGATACTTACATCAGGAAATCAGCTTATTTATCCGTTGGCAGGCTTTATTTTACCCAAGCGCTCTTGCAGCAAAAGGTCATCAACTTGCTTGATGCTTTTCTGTTACACGACGATTTTAAAGTACGCCAAACCGTGATCAATGCGGCTGGTGAAATCGGAAAAAGTGAGTTCGAAACAGTACAGCATTTTTTTGATAAAGGTTTGTTTGATCCACATCATTCGCCACGAAATGCTGTGATCGGTTCTGTTAAAAAAATGGGAGAAGTAAATCCAAAGCCAGTTTTGAGCTGGGCTAAAAAGTATCTGCACCACGAAAACAAAGAAATCAGGAGAGAAATTTGTCATGGAATTGAACTTCGCGGACGAAAATTTCCACAGGATATCCTGCCACTTTTAAAGGAATTACAATATGATACAACCTCCCTTGTCCGTCATACACTGGTTCACGTTATCGGACAAATAGCATATAAAGACGGTTGTTTGAGTATTGTCATTGAAGACCTTAATCATTGGGATAACCAGGAACTTGTTGCTGCTGCATTGGAGGAAATCATTGACGTTCACTATCGCTATCGAAACTTTTCTGCCCTGACCCAGGATGAGGCTCGCCAATACATTTCGCAAAACTACCGGTTCAAAAAGAAAAGTTAA
- a CDS encoding GAF domain-containing protein: MTDYNILDSLPEKDYDDITQLAAEICQTQISLISLIDDSRQWFKSNRGLSIRETPREYAFCTHAIQNPSQVFVVPDSRKDERFAQNPLVTGDPNVIFYAGAPLIDSKGFGLGSLCVIDNTPRELNEKQITGLKILAKHVVNLIELRKADRAMKALQKALEDNHNEAQKARHVLKAEFYPRVCIALEDLKAITAKSSYEKEESLQNLESTIGLLQDFQKIVEKM; encoded by the coding sequence TTGACCGATTACAATATTCTGGATTCTCTTCCCGAAAAAGATTATGACGATATAACACAGCTCGCTGCTGAAATTTGCCAAACTCAAATTTCACTGATCAGCCTTATTGACGATTCGAGACAGTGGTTCAAATCAAATCGTGGCCTGTCGATTCGCGAGACGCCCAGGGAATATGCATTTTGCACCCATGCAATACAGAATCCTTCGCAGGTATTTGTGGTGCCGGATTCACGCAAGGATGAGCGTTTTGCACAAAACCCATTGGTTACAGGCGACCCGAATGTGATTTTTTATGCAGGTGCGCCGCTAATTGACAGTAAAGGGTTTGGGCTCGGTTCACTGTGCGTCATAGATAATACGCCACGGGAACTCAATGAAAAACAGATAACTGGTCTGAAAATATTGGCAAAACATGTTGTAAACCTGATTGAGCTCAGAAAAGCCGACCGTGCCATGAAGGCACTTCAAAAAGCGCTTGAAGACAACCATAATGAGGCGCAAAAAGCTCGTCATGTGCTCAAAGCGGAATTTTATCCAAGAGTTTGTATCGCACTCGAAGATCTGAAAGCGATTACAGCAAAATCGTCATATGAAAAGGAAGAAAGCCTGCAAAACCTCGAAAGTACGATTGGGTTGTTGCAGGACTTCCAAAAAATAGTTGAAAAAATGTAA
- a CDS encoding SRPBCC domain-containing protein, giving the protein MTTPDFSTAIWVDQSPETVFKAINNVRGWWSEDIVGGTEKLNDEFKYHYQDVHRCQMKLIEVIPGKKIVWLVLDNYFKFTEDKSEWIGDKIIFDITEKEGKTQITFTQLGLVPAYECYDVCQDAWSNYIQKSLYSLITTGKGQPNASGKPQTENEKKLGAEAGS; this is encoded by the coding sequence ATGACAACACCAGATTTTAGCACAGCTATTTGGGTAGACCAATCTCCTGAAACAGTATTTAAAGCCATAAACAACGTTCGCGGATGGTGGTCGGAAGACATAGTAGGCGGTACAGAAAAGCTTAATGATGAATTTAAATATCATTATCAGGATGTCCATCGCTGCCAGATGAAACTCATCGAAGTCATTCCCGGCAAAAAGATTGTATGGCTCGTTCTTGACAATTATTTTAAATTTACAGAAGACAAAAGTGAGTGGATTGGCGACAAAATTATCTTTGATATAACCGAAAAAGAAGGCAAAACTCAAATCACATTTACCCAGCTTGGGTTGGTTCCTGCTTACGAATGTTATGATGTTTGCCAGGATGCATGGAGCAATTATATTCAAAAAAGCTTGTACAGCCTGATCACCACCGGCAAAGGCCAGCCCAATGCTAGCGGAAAGCCACAAACAGAGAATGAAAAGAAACTTGGAGCAGAAGCAGGGAGCTGA
- a CDS encoding PIG-L deacetylase family protein, translating to MNRRSFITNSLASLPLASAFDPNIHFAKPLRVVCVGGHPDDPETGCGGTLAKFANAGHEVTIIYLTNGDAGIKGKNHQEAAAIRTEEAKNACKILKVKPVFAGQVDGDTIVNNEWYTKIRKLLEAEKPDIIFTHWPVDSHKDHMAASLLTQKVHLDMGQKCPLYFFEVNTGSQTQNFNPTDFVDITDTQEQKRKAVFCHASQGFVSEEFYHKFHGIMEDFRGLSISVKGAEGFVKLTSTKSAII from the coding sequence ATGAACCGCCGATCCTTTATAACCAACTCCCTAGCCTCGTTACCACTCGCCTCAGCCTTCGACCCGAACATCCACTTTGCAAAACCCCTAAGAGTAGTCTGTGTGGGTGGCCATCCTGATGATCCTGAGACTGGCTGTGGTGGGACGCTTGCCAAATTTGCCAATGCGGGGCATGAGGTGACCATCATTTATCTCACAAACGGGGATGCGGGGATTAAAGGTAAAAACCATCAGGAAGCGGCGGCAATTAGGACGGAAGAGGCTAAAAATGCTTGTAAAATATTGAAGGTTAAACCGGTTTTTGCAGGACAGGTTGATGGTGATACGATCGTGAACAATGAGTGGTATACGAAGATCAGGAAATTACTGGAAGCGGAAAAACCTGATATTATCTTCACGCACTGGCCCGTGGATTCGCACAAAGACCACATGGCCGCAAGTTTGCTGACGCAAAAAGTGCATCTGGATATGGGGCAAAAATGTCCGCTGTACTTTTTCGAAGTGAATACCGGTTCGCAAACCCAGAATTTCAATCCAACTGATTTTGTGGACATCACTGATACGCAGGAACAAAAACGAAAGGCTGTCTTTTGCCATGCCAGCCAGGGATTTGTTTCAGAGGAGTTTTACCACAAGTTTCATGGTATCATGGAAGATTTTCGGGGACTTTCCATTTCGGTGAAAGGAGCGGAGGGATTTGTGAAATTAACGTCGACGAAGAGTGCAATAATCTGA